The genome window CGACGGTGACGGCGGAAGGCGCTAAGGCTGATTTCGAGAATGGCGTACTCCATGTAACGCTGCCAAAGCGTGAGGAGACCAAGGCCCGCAAGATCGAGATCTCGGGAGCTAACCCCGAGGCCAAGACGATCGAGGCCAAGACGGCCAAAGCGTAATACATTGAACCGCCGAGACGCGGAGACGCCGGGAATGAAGGTTTTCTTAATATTCTCTGCGTCTCCGCATCTCTGCGGTTAGAATAACGTTATGAGATTCGATAGATTCACCATCCGCGGCCAAGAGGCCGTGCAGGAGGCCATCGGCGTCGCCGAGCGGAACGAGAACCAGCAGGTTGAGCCCGAGCACGTTCTTGCGGCGATGATGGCCCAGGCCGAAGGCGTCGTTAAGCCCATTCTCGGTAAGATCGGCGCAAATTCGCAGGCCATTTTGACCGAGGTCGAGGCAGCCATTGCCAAGTTTCCGAAAGTTTCCGGCGGGCAGCAGTATTTTAGCTCTCGCACCAACACCATCTTTCAGGACGCCCAGAAAGAGGCCGAGAAGATGGAGGACGAATACCTTTCGACCGAGCATCTGCTGCTTGCCATCGCGTCGGAGAAGACGGGAGATGCAGGACGCATTCTTCGCTCAAATGGCGTGTCGAGTGAGGACCTCGAAAAGGTCGTGACCGAAATGCGCGGCGGCTCGCGGATAACGGACCAGAATGCAGAAGAGAATTTTCAGGCACTTGAAAAATACGCACAGGACCTAACCGAGCGTGCCCGCAAAGGCAAGCTCGACCCAGTGATCGGCCGTGACGACGAGATACGACGAACCATTCAAATTCTCTCGCGTCGCACGAAGAATAACCCTGTCCTGATCGGCGAGCCGGGCGTTGGCAAGACCGCCATCGTCGAGGGCCTTGCTCAGCGTATCGTCTCGGGCGATGTGCCGGAGACGTTAAAGAACAAACGCCTTGTCTCACTTGACCTTGGTGCAATGCTCGCCGGTGCAAAGTATCGCGGCGAGTTTGAGGACAGGCTCAAGGCCGTTCTCAAAGAGATCGAGAAGGCCGAAGGGCAGATCATTCTCTTCATCGACGAACTGCACACACTTGTCGGTGCCGGCGCATCGGAAGGAGCTATCGATGCTTCGAATATGCTCAAACCGGCTTTGGCACGCGGAACCTTGCGCGCGGTTGGTGCGACGACACTGGCTGAGTATCAGAAATATATTGAGAAGGACAAGGCCCTTGAGCGTCGATTCCAGCAGGTCTACATCGGTGAGCCGACGGTCGAAGATACGATCGCAATCCTGCGCGGGCTGAAAGAAAGGTACGAGGTCCACCACGGTGTTCGCATCAAGGATGCCGCGATCGTCGCCGCGGCAACTCTCTCTAACAGATATATCACGGACCGCTTCCTGCCGGACAAAGCCATCGACCTGATCGATGAGGCCGCGTCGCGGATCCGTATCGAGATCGACAGTTTGCCGCAGGAGATCGACGTGCTTGAGCGCGAGATTTTGCAGCTTGAGATCGAGAAACAGGCATTGGGCCGCGAGACGGACAAGAAATCGAAGGAACGTCTCGATGATATCGAAAAGCGCATCGCCGACCTCAACGAGAAATCCTCCGCGATGAAGGCCAAGTGGCAGTCGGAGAAAGAAGAGATCGAGAAGATGCGTGAAGCCAAGGAGCAGCTCGAGCAAGCAAAGCTCGAACTCGAACAAGCGCGTCAGGGCGGCGATCTCACCAAAGCGGCTGAATTGCAGTACGGCCGCATCCCCGAGATCGAAAAACTGCTTGAGACAGAGCAGACGCGACTCGCCGAATTACAAAAAGACGGCGTTTATCTAAAGGAAGAAGTTGACGAGGAGGACGTCGCCGAGATCGTCGCCAAATGGACGGGCGTGCCCGTCTCAAAGATGCTTGAGGGCGAGATGCAAAAGCTTATCCAGATGGAAGTGAACCTGGGCAAACGCGTCATCGGCCAGAACGAGGCTTTGGAGGCCGTCGCGAACGCCGTTCGGCGTGCTCGCGCGGGATTGCAGGACCCGAATCGTCCGATCGGATCGTTCATCTTTCTCGGCCCCACGGGCGTGGGTAAGACCGAAACGGCGCGGGCGTTGGCAGAATTCCTGTTCGATGACGAACGCGCCATGGTGCGGCTCGATATGTCCGAGTATATGGAGAAGCACGCAGTCGCTCGCATGATCGGTGCGCCGCCGGGATACGTCGGCTATGAGGAAGGCGGCCAGTTGACCGAGGCCGTGCGTCGCCGGCCGTATTCGGTCGTGCTATTCGACGAGATCGAAAAGGCGCATCCCGACGTATTCAACGTGCTGCTGCAGATACTCGACGACGGCCGCCTGACCGACAGCAAGGGCCGTGTGGTGGACTTCAAGAATACGGTCCTTATCATGACCTCGAACCTGGGATCACGCGAGATCCAGGCGGCCGCGGAGAATCCGCTCGCCGACCGCGATATCCGCAAGGACGTTCTGCAGGTATTGCGTGACCATTTCAAGCCCGAGTTCCTTAACCGCATCGACGACATCGTTGTGTTCAAACAGCTTGGCAAGGACGAGATCGCGACGATCATCGACGTTCAGCTCGAAAAACTCAGGGCTAACCTCGCCGAGCGAAACATCGCCCTCGAACTCGATCAAACCGCCCGCGACCTGATCGTTCAGGAAGGCTACGATCCCGTTTACGGCGCCCGCCCGCTCAAGCGTGCGATACAGTCGCTGATCCAAAATCCGCTTGCGGTAAAACTGCTCGGCGGCGAGATCGGTGCCGGACAAACGGTCAAGGTCACGGCCGAGAATGGCGAGATGAAGTTCACCGCCGCGGGCAAGGCCGCGACGAGCTAGTTTTTGAATGCACGGCACAAGCCGTATGATTTAGTTGTGTTTAAAAGAGCAATGAAGCAAGAGGAAGTTCACGCCGACGAGGCGAACTGCAAGATCCCGATCAACGATAAGCGGCGTTTCAATGCCGATGGCGAGTTAGTGGCCGAGCCCGAACCGGCCGCTGAGCCTGTAAAACCGGCCGCTGAGATCGCTCTCGAGGCGGAGCTAAAGGCCGAAACCGAACGCCGCGAGGCTGCCGAGGCAAAGCTCGTGGGCGTTCAGGCACGCTTTGAGGAAGAAAAGACGCGGCTCGAACGCGAAACCGCGGAGATGCGCGAGCGGCTAAAGAAAACGCTTGAGGACAAGGCAAAGCAGGGCCAGCTTGACTTTCTGACGACGCTGCTGCCCGTGCTCGACAACCTCAACCGTGCAGTCGAGGCGAGCGAGACCGATCCCGACGTTACGCATCTTCGCGAAGGCGTCATCGGCACGGCGCGTTCGTTCGAACAGGCCCTGATGAGCGTCGGCGTGACGGCCGTTCCCTCGGTCGGCGAGGCATTCGATCCCGAACTGCACGAGGCCGTCGACATGGCCGAGGCCGACGAGGACGGAAAGATCCTCAAAGAATATTCGCGCGGCTACAAATTCGGCGACCGCCTCCTCCGTCCCGCCCGAGTCCAGGTCGGACGGGCGGCATCGGGCTAGGTCCTAGATAAGTCTGAGAGGTAAATTATGACAGCACAAACGATGGATATTATGGACCGCGCTGAAATGCTGCCGATAGATCTAAAGCTCGAACTTGTAGACAGACTTTTGGAAAGCGTTTCTCCGTCACAGAAGGAGATCGACGAACGGTGGAAGATCGAAATAGAACGCCGCGTCGAAGAAGTTCGCTCCGGCAAGGTTAAGACAATTCCGGGCGAAGAAGTCTTTGCGAGGATCCGCGAACGCTACCACAAATAGCGATTGCAAGTTGGTCCTTTTTGAACGACCTGCGGACCTTAAGACGATCTCCCGAAGGGCAATTAGCCACGTCCTTCAGGACGAGGTAGGCGATTGAAAAAGACTCATAGGGCGTTTTAACGTCCTTTCGATTTTAGCTTGAGCACAATGTCGGACAGCGTATACTCCGAGATCAATTTCCACATCACCTGGCACACGAAGAATAGTCTGCCGATGATAACGCCCAGGATTGAAGACCGCCTCTATCATTACCTGACTCACAAGATCATTGAGACGCCGGGCGTTTACCTTCACGCGATGGGCGGTATCGAGACGCACATGCACATCGGTTTGAGTGCTCCGCCAAACCTCTTGATCTCCGACTGGATCGGCAAGTTGAAAGGCGGCAGCTCGTATTACATCAACCACGAGGTTCAGCCAAAATCGCTCGAATGGCAGCGAGGCTACGGGATCGTTACGTTCGGAACGCGGGATCTGAAATGGGTTGTTGAGTACATTAAGAACCAGAAGGAACATCATCGACGCGGTTCGATCCACGAGCGCCTTGAGCGGATTTCGAGCGATGATGCTAAAGCTGCCGGAGAAGGACGTTAAAACGCCCTTTAAACCATTTTTTCAACGCTGACCACGCCGTGAACGGCGTGGCTAATTGCCGCGAAACGCGGTCGGACAGAGTAGAACGGAGCAACATTCCTATGAAAAATCGTGTGTTTGCTGAAGAGATGGAAAAGAGTGTCCTGTGGCAAGTAGTTCACCAAAATCCAGCTACGGATGAAAGGTTCATAGTCAAGAAAGACATGGCGAAACAAGAAGCGCGCGATTTCGCTCAACAAATGCAGGCTGCGATTAATAAGAGTGATGAAAACGAAGGAGTGCCGGATGAAAACTAGTTTTCTGATAACCTTCTTTTTAGTTGGTTGTTTCACAACTGTTGTCGTGGGACAAGTCAAGAAGAAAGCCCCGGCCAAACCGGTCACGACCCAGACGGCGACGACGAGCGATGGTCGAGCTGTAATTTTAAAAAGTGATGGAACTTGGTCTTACGAGAAGACAGGACCGACGGCGAATCTAGTTACCTTAACTGGCAAATGCCGATTGCAGTTAGTTGCAGGATTCTTCCCGTGTAATTCAAAGGCTCTGTTCCTTTCAAGGCCCAATGCTGTTTCTCATGTGACCTTCGTAAAGGTGGAGGGTGGTGGAGAAATGATTTTCGATCTCTCAGGCCGCTCGGACCGACAGCCTAACTTAGAAAACTACTATCTACAAATCGATACGTTGAGCCTGATTCGTGACGGCGAGACGGCTGCGTCAGATGACGGAATGGAAGGCGAGTGTCATTTCAGAATGAACAGGGCTGGAAGTCACATCTTCAGCGTTAAGTGCGATGTCTACAATCGGTCAAAAGGTTCTCTCTACAATTTCTACCTTGAGAATATTACGAAGACAGATCGCAGAGAGATGGAATAGTGACGAGGTCGAAGGATTGGTGGCATAGCCGCAGGATCGATATTTAGCTAGACGGAAAAGCAGAGCTTTTCCGCACATCAATGGGCAAAGCCCAAGAAGCCTATTTGCGAATAGAATGAGACTAATCGAGTGCGTTCCTAATTTTAGCGAGGGCCGCGAGCTTGGGGTGATCGGGCAGATCACGGACGAGATCGAACGCGTGCCGGGCGTGAGGCTGCTTGATGTCGATCCGGGGGCGACTACTAATCGGACGGTCGTGACGTTTGTCGGTGAGCCGGACGACGTGGTCGAGGCGGCATTTCAGGTCGTCAAGAAGGCGCAGGAACTGATCGACATGCGGCGGCATAAGGGCGATCACCCGCGTTTTGGGGCGACCGACGTTTGCCCGCTCGTGCCGGTTTCGGGTATCTCGATGGAAGAGACGGCCGAGTACGCTCGAGCGTTGGGCAGGCGGATCGGTGACGAACTCGGTATACCTATATATCTATATGAGAACGCTGCGAGCGAGGGGAAGAGGCGTAATCTGGCGAATTGCCGCGAGGGCGAGTACGAGGCGTTAAAAGAGCGTGTCGGCAGCGACGACTGGATGCCCGACTTTGGCCCGACCGAGTTTACCGAGAGCGTCGCCCGTTCAGGTGCGACGGCGGTCGGGGCGAGAGATTTCCTTTTGGCCGTCAATTTCAACCTCAACACGACCTCGACGCGGCGGGCGAATGCGGTCGCGTTTGACGTTCGCGAGAAGGGTAGGCCAAAACGCGAGGGAAATCCGATCACCGGCAAGGTCGTGACCGACGACAAAGGTCAGCCGGTGACAATTCCGGGCACGCTCAAGGGCACAAAAGCCATCGGTTGGTTCATCGGCGAATACGGCATCGCGCAGGTTTCAATGAACATCACGAACCTGACTGAGACACCGCTGCATATCGCATTTGATGAGGTTAGCGAAAAGGCCCGTGAGCGTGGGCTTCGTGTCACGGGCCTTGAGATCGTCGGGCTGGTTCCCAAAAAGGCGATACTCGACGCCGGCAGACATTATCTTACGAAGCAACGCCGCTCGCTCGGTATTTCAGAGGCCGAGATCGTCAAGATCGCGGTCAAATCGATGGGCCTCGACGACCTGAAACCGTTTGTGCCCGAAGAGAAAATTATCGAATATATGCTCGAAGCCGAAGACAAGACAGACAGCCTGGTCGATATGACATGCCGCGGCTTTGCCGAGGAGACAGCTTCCGAATCGCCCGCTCCCGGCGGCGGTTCGATCTCGGCCTATCTAGGCGCTCTAGGTGCGTCGCTCGCGACGATGGTCGCGAACCTCTCGTCGCACAAGGCCGGCTGGGACGACCGTTGGGAGGAATTCTCCGACTGGGCCGTCAAAGGCCAGGCGATTAAAGATGATCTTCTCCGACTGGTCGATGAGGACACCGAGGCATTCAACCGCGTGATGGCCGCGTTCGGCTTGCCAAAGGGTTCGGACGAAGAAAAAGCCGCGCGAACCGAGGCGATCCAGGCCGCGACCAAATACGCGACCGAGGTCCCATTCCGAACAATGGAACGCACGATGGACGCATTCGAGATCATCAGCGCCATGGCCGAACACGGAAATCCCAATTCCGTCTCAGACGCCGGCGTCGGTGCCCTATGCGCGCGTTCGGCTGTGATGGGCGCATACCTCAACGTAAAGATCAACGCCGCCGGCCTGAAGGACCGCAAATACGCCGCCGACATCATTGCTCGTGGGGCCGAGATCGAGCGCCGTGCGGCCGAGGCTGAGACCGAGATCCTTGAGATGGTGAATGCCACGATAGCAAAGTGATTGTCGTACCCCAAACAGGGTATTGACACACCGCCCAATTGAGCAGAGAATGACCGAAACGGTCATTAACGGGAGTTTTCTCCCTTTTACATCCCACATAGCTTCCGTTGTCCGTATCTGGAGGTTTTATGAGGGTGCACATCACGCTGAAAGTCTTATTTCTATTCATCCTTCTGACCGTCCCCGCGACAGTCTCGCTCGCTCAGAAACAATTTGTCGTTCAGGTCGAGGATCAGCAAGGAAAGGCCGTCAAAGGGGCGACAGTTTCGGTTGATTGCGGGGACGGCATAGCCCGAAAGGGCGTCACCAACTTGAAAGGCGAGGCCAGCGTGGCGTTTTCGAGGGCTGACAAGTGCACTATTTCGATCAGCGGCCCTGACCTCGTGCCGCAATCGGATCGGGTAGCAATGGCCGATTATCCGACTGGGATCGTACTGCCGGCGCTGCGCCGAAGCGTTGCGGCAAAAACTACCGGTTGCCCTCCCGAGCGGACGCTAAGAAACGGTGCGTGTGCCACAGCAGTTCAAGCCCGCGCCGAGGCCGAAGTCTATTGCCGGTCTGTCGTGCGTGACGGCATAGCCGTAAACGACCCGTCGGTCGGCTATCGATGCGGATGCGCGGCCGGCAGAGCGGTCTTCAACGAAGGTGGTGATTCTCGTTGCGAAACCATACGCAACATTCGGCTCATGGCGGCGAACGAATGCCGAAATCGCGACCGAGATCTCATCGCTTCGCCAGTAGATTCCGAGGGGCGTTACGAATGCCGCTGTCCCGACGGTAAGCAGTGGCGCGATGCGACACGCGACGCCAATGGTGGGTGTGTGGCAACCGCTGCTCTGGATGAGAGAGCCAATTATTGTGAAAGTCAGCTGTCCGGAAGTATCTGGACGAAAGACCGAATGGGCAGGCTCGGGTGCTTTTGCCCGCCTGGGACTGAGTCCTCGGGCGGCAAGTGCCTCGCATCGGGCGAGCCCGGACAGAATTGCCCGCCCGGTCGAACCCGCCGAGACGGAACTTGCGCGACGGAGGCGGAATTTGAGGCCGAGTTTAACCGCTTGTGTTCGAGGTCCGTCCGCGGCGGCATCGCCGTTCCGGACGAGGATGGCAAGATCGTCGCCGAGTACGCACGCGGCTACAAGTTCGGCGAGCGATTACTGCGTCCCGCCCGCGTTCAGGTCGGCCGAGGCTAGGACGTATCGAGCGTTCGATTGACCTTTTGTCTTTTCGGCTGTATAGTTCGCCTGTCTACTAATACGATCTCAATTTCGACCATCGCTATCATAAAAGAAGGAGACGGCTGTATGAGAAACATCTTGGCTCTTGGCTTGATTTCGGCGCAATTCGCGTACGTGAGCGCCCGACCTCGCTTGCGCGCGGAACGAAGGATGATGCTGCTCGCGAAGAGAGCGCTCATCACATGCCTTCCTTTACTACTGTATCTCGTGCTGTTTGGTTTTTCTTCCGAGACCACCGCACAGACGACCATAGTAATTTATAAAGCGCCCAACGAGCTGGTAAAGAACGTCACAGTTGATCTCAAATGTGGTGGAGAAACGCGGCGAGGGACTGCCGATTCAAGCGGTCTGTTCAAGGTCGATCCGCCCACCGGGGGGCAGTGCGATATACGGATAACCGGGGGCACTCTAACGGATGAAGTCCGCTTCTTCGACTACCCGATCTCGGAAGGGGCTGAGAATCGGATTAATATTAGGCTCGCAAATAAGTTTGCCAAAGAAATGCGGTCGGGCGGCGGGACCGGTAAATCTCTTCTGATCATGGAGAAGGGGGGAAATAAACCGATTCGCGGAGCAGAAATAGTCGTGGATTGTGCTGGCGATTCTCCGTACGGATTTTCGGATGCCAGCGGCCGCTTCTATTTTGACAGTAAGGCGAGTGGTTTTTGCACTTACAACGTCCGACATCCCGATTTTGAAGCCGCGGACGGAGGGATCGATATAGCGAAAAATCCCCGCACCAGTATCTTTAACGTTTTCCTTGAAAAGAGGAGGCTGGCGGGGGCGTTTACAGTGACTGTATTGGACGCGGACAGCCGACAGCCTATCGCCGGAGTGGATGTTGAGATCTCGTCGGGCGCTGATAGTTGGGCTCGAACCACTGACGCGAGCGGCGTAGCGAGCGTCAGCAGACTGATCCTGCCCACGAACTACCGCGTCACCGCCCGGCACCGCAACTATGACGACGCGAGCACAGAGGTAAACGTCGCCGTCGGAGCGGGGCGCGCTGCCACAGCGAATCTGGTGATGCGCCGAAAAGCTCACATCAAGACGCTGACGGTCGTGGTCACCGAGGATGAGACCGGTAGACCGATCAACGAAGCAACGGTCCGCCTGGTCGGTTCGTGGTTTTCGGGTTATTCGGGCACTACCGGCCCGGATGGTGTCGCAAAAATAGTCGTTGACCGGGCCGGGCGTTTTTCGGCGGAAGTGACACGGGACAACTATCTTCCAGCCAAAACGGTGTTTAGCGTTGAACCGGGAGCTAACGAGGCCGATCTGCTTTTCAATGTGTCGATGTTGAAGAAGCGCGTGAATGCCGGCGGCTTTCCGATAAAGGTCAAGGTGGTCTCCGACGAAACAAACGAACCGCTTAGTGGGGCAAGTGTGAGGACCGAAAGCGGCGATGCTGTCCTTACCGGAGAAGATGGATGGGCTACGGCTCAACTACCGGGTTTTGTCGGTGATCGTACCCTTTTTTTCGTATCAAAACCCGGATACGAGGAAATTAGCCGGGAATTTACCGTGCCCAGGATTTCATCCGTGACCGTCGCGCCTGAGTTTACGGTCACCCTAAAGAAAAAGGCTGCGGATGCGATCAAACTCTTGGTCGAGGTATCGGATAGAGACACTGGAAAGACCCTTGCCGGCGCAACAGTGAGCCTTGATGGGTTCAGCTCGGCGACAACCGGAGCCAATGGTATCGCGGAGTTTAGCCTGCCGTTCGACCGGATCAAAGGGCTAACAGCGATTCAAGCCAAGGCTACGCTTAGCGGGTATAACGACGGTCCAAGCTCGGTTAGCACCGAACTGCTACAGCCAAGGTCAGATCCGCGTTACTATTCGATAGCTCTACGCAAAAAGCCCACAAATTCCAGAAACAGTCCTTATGGGCCGGGCGGGGTTTGGAAACTGCGCAAGGACTATCCGATGATGGGGGACGATCTGAAGGCGGTGAGTGGAAACCCGAATAATTCGGCATCGCCGGGGACTTTCAGCTTTGAGCACACGAGCGGCATCGTTACTAAGTTCTCATTTGATACTCCTCCCGAGGTTTTGTCCTGGGGCGCGACCTTAAGACTTTCGATAACCGGGACCAGCTTGACCCCCGCCGACGCCAGCGAGCAGACGATGGCAAAGATCGAGGTTGGCCCTTCGCCGAGGCTGCGGAGCAAGTGGGTTGGGCCGTCGGGGAAAAACATCAGACATGATAGTTCAGTGGCGACGTCCGATACGGTCACGTTTGTCTTTGATCCAAAGGAGGGGACAGTTTTCAACATATATTTTTGTGTTGTGCACAGACCGACCACTTGCTTTATATACAGCTACGAACCTTACCCGGACTGGGCGCCGTTTGCGTCGCCGCGATAGTCTTGCGATGAGTTTGGGGTAAGGTTCCCACCGCAGCGAGTCTAGATTGCCTCTCGCGCGAAATGATACAATGCATTTGCGGGCGGGCGCTGAGTGCGTCCGCCGACTGTCGGGTTTTATTTTATGGCAGACATAGACGCATATAAGGACAAATTCAGCGAAAGCGGGCAGCGCGTTTTAGAGACCGCTCTGAGCGAATCCAGAAAACGCGAACAGAACTATGTCTCCATCGAGCACATTTTACACGCGATTGCGTTTGAAGAGGACGACCTCTTTTCCGCGACGATGCGCGACCTGTCGGTCGACCCGCGTTCGGTCAAGATGCTGATCGAAAAGCGTATGGAGGACGGCCGCCAGCATTCGGGCAAAGGTTTTCGCATCGCACCAGAGACGACTGAACTGTTCAAACGGGCGATGGACCGGGCACGTTCGCAGGGGCGGCGTGTGATCGATTCGGGCGACATCTTTTACGTTCTTTCAAACGACGAGCGGAGCGTCCTAAATGATGTTCTGCAAAACCTCGGTGTCCCGTCCGAGGAGGTCGCCCAGATTGCCCGAACCCGCATCAAGAAACGCGAAAAGGAGGAGGAACGCGTCCGGCAGAAATACGAACTGCCGTCTTTCCTGCGGCACTTTGGCATATCGCTCAATAAGCTAGCCCGCCAGGACAGGATCCCGCCGACCATCGGCCGCGAGAAAGAGATCCATCAGATGATTGAGATCCTCTCGCACCGTGAGCGGTCAAACTCGCCCATGCTCGTCGGCGAGCCGGGCGTCGGCAAGACCGCCGTCGTCGAGGGGCTTGCACGGCTGATCGAGTTGGAGCCTGAAAAAGTTCCCGCCCGCCTCAGAAACACGCATATCGTCCAGCTTCAGATGGGCGGAATTGTCGCCGGCACGATGCTTCGTGGAATGTTTGAGGAACGCATCAAAGGCATCATCGACGAGGTCAAGGAAAAGGATCACATCGTCCTCTTTATCGACGAGGCGCACTCTATCATCGGTGCCGGTGCCGCGATGGGCACCACGTCAGACGCCGCAAACATGTTCAAGTCGTCGCTGGCCCGAGGCGAGCTTCGCATCATCGGAGCGACGACGATGACCGAGTATAAGGAATACATTGGCGAGGATGAGGCTTTGGCCCGCCGCTTCCGGCTCGTAAAGGTCGCCGAACCGTCGATCGACGAAACGCGAGAGATATTGATGGGCCTCAAGCCGCGTCTTGAGAAGAATTATTCGGTCAGCATCTCGGACGAGGCGATCGACACGGCGCTCGAAATGTCGCCGAAATACATCCGCAACCTCCACCTGCCGGACAAGGCCATCGGTTGGCTCGACACGGCATCGGTCAAGGTCGAGATCAACGAGCCCGAGGCGATGATCGTCCGGCCCGAGCACATCATCGACGTCATCAGCCAGGAATCGCGCATCCCGAAGGACATGATCTATCGCGACACGAGCGACAGGTTCGCGGCGATGGAAGCCGACCTCGGTAAACGCGTCATTGGCCAAAAAGAGGCCGTCACGGCCGTCGCCGAGCGGCTGCGTCTCAACAAAGGCCCGCTCAAGGAGAATCACTACGCGCCCGATGGCGTACTCCTTTTCCTCGGCCCGACGGGCGTCGGCAAGACCGAGCTTGCAAAGGCCGTAGCCGAATTTATGTTTGGCGACGAGTCAAAGATGATCCGCATCGACATGAGCGAATATGGTGACGGCACCGTCGGCATCGAAAAGCTCATCGGCATGCCCCGCGGCATCGTTGGCTCGGAGCGCGGCGGCATCCTGACCGAACAGTTGCGAGACAATCCATACACGGTCCTACTACTCGACGAGGTCGAAAAGGCGTCGCCGTATCTGATGAACATCTTCCTCCAGGCCTTTGACGAGGGCTGGATCACGGACGGACGCGGCAAGAAGGTTTACCTCTCGGACGCGATCGTCATTATGACCTCAAACCTCGGCAGCGAATCATTCAAACGATACGAAAAGCCACTCGGTTTTGGCCAAAAGACGCTCGGTGAGGTCAAGCAGATCAAGGGCGAGGTGATGAAGGCCGCCGAAACGCGCTTCACACCTGAGTTTCGCAACCGCATCGACGAGATCATCGTGTTTTCGCCGCTCACGCTCGATGAGGTCCGCGAGATCGCAAAGCTCTATCTCACCAAGCTGCAACGCAACATGGAACGCCAGGGTAAACTCGTCGAGATCACCGAATCAGCTCTCGACCTGCTCACCGAGAAAGGCTATTCGCCCGCATACGGTGCCCGCTTCCTAAAACGCCACATCGACCAAAAGGTTAAGCTGCCCATCACCAACGAATGGAAGGCCGCGATGAAATTCACCGTCGATGTGCAAGACGGCGAGCTCACGGTCACGCCGGGCGACGCATTCAGCCTCAACTGAGGCTTTCCGTGGCATTAGGAAGTTCCGCAAGGTGCTGTGAAACGCCCGCCTTGGCCCATATCGTCTTTTCCTCGAGGCAGCAGCTTAGGACCTGCCAGTTGCGGTCGAGGTCAGGATTCTCTTTTTGCGGATGGTGAATGTGGTAAGCGATCGCGTTAAATTTCAATCTTTTGCCGGACAGGCCTTGGTGATGAAACCGTGCCGCGAGGTCTGTATCCTCAAGGCCCCACCCGTTGAACTCCTCGTTATATCCGTTGATGCTTAAGAAGTCTTCTTTCCAAAAGGAGATATTGCAGCCCAGAACTTTCCATTTCAGGAAGGGCCGCGGCCGCCCGACGATGTCCGACAATAGGTCGCTGTGCAACGCCCGAAACGTCCTCGCGATGCCCGGAGAGAAAAGTGAGAAATCCGTCTGCCTCTTTGAAAAGAGGATCGGTAGGAATTTCTCAAGGATACGGACTCTCGTGCCGTATAGGTATGTGCCATGTCGAGCCGAGCGGAGATGGTCTCTAATAAAGCTACGATGAAGAATTATGTCACCATCGATCTGAATGATGTATGGGCCGCTTGCCCGAGCGATGGCCTTATTCCTAATGGTGGCCGCGCGGAACCCGTTATCTTCGTGCCATATGTGTGTGAGCGGTACGGGCGATCGTTCAGCGAAAGCCTGGACGACTGCTTTGGTCTCGGGTGTGGATCCGTCATCTGCGACGAGTATCTCATCAGGCAGCGTTCGTTGTCGGAAAACACTTTTGAGTACTAACTCCAAGGCTTGGGGCCAGTTATAGGTACTTATGACGAGTGAGCATTCCATCTCTGTTGCAAGAGATTATAAC of Chloracidobacterium sp. contains these proteins:
- the clpB gene encoding ATP-dependent chaperone ClpB, whose product is MRFDRFTIRGQEAVQEAIGVAERNENQQVEPEHVLAAMMAQAEGVVKPILGKIGANSQAILTEVEAAIAKFPKVSGGQQYFSSRTNTIFQDAQKEAEKMEDEYLSTEHLLLAIASEKTGDAGRILRSNGVSSEDLEKVVTEMRGGSRITDQNAEENFQALEKYAQDLTERARKGKLDPVIGRDDEIRRTIQILSRRTKNNPVLIGEPGVGKTAIVEGLAQRIVSGDVPETLKNKRLVSLDLGAMLAGAKYRGEFEDRLKAVLKEIEKAEGQIILFIDELHTLVGAGASEGAIDASNMLKPALARGTLRAVGATTLAEYQKYIEKDKALERRFQQVYIGEPTVEDTIAILRGLKERYEVHHGVRIKDAAIVAAATLSNRYITDRFLPDKAIDLIDEAASRIRIEIDSLPQEIDVLEREILQLEIEKQALGRETDKKSKERLDDIEKRIADLNEKSSAMKAKWQSEKEEIEKMREAKEQLEQAKLELEQARQGGDLTKAAELQYGRIPEIEKLLETEQTRLAELQKDGVYLKEEVDEEDVAEIVAKWTGVPVSKMLEGEMQKLIQMEVNLGKRVIGQNEALEAVANAVRRARAGLQDPNRPIGSFIFLGPTGVGKTETARALAEFLFDDERAMVRLDMSEYMEKHAVARMIGAPPGYVGYEEGGQLTEAVRRRPYSVVLFDEIEKAHPDVFNVLLQILDDGRLTDSKGRVVDFKNTVLIMTSNLGSREIQAAAENPLADRDIRKDVLQVLRDHFKPEFLNRIDDIVVFKQLGKDEIATIIDVQLEKLRANLAERNIALELDQTARDLIVQEGYDPVYGARPLKRAIQSLIQNPLAVKLLGGEIGAGQTVKVTAENGEMKFTAAGKAATS
- a CDS encoding nucleotide exchange factor GrpE, producing the protein MKQEEVHADEANCKIPINDKRRFNADGELVAEPEPAAEPVKPAAEIALEAELKAETERREAAEAKLVGVQARFEEEKTRLERETAEMRERLKKTLEDKAKQGQLDFLTTLLPVLDNLNRAVEASETDPDVTHLREGVIGTARSFEQALMSVGVTAVPSVGEAFDPELHEAVDMAEADEDGKILKEYSRGYKFGDRLLRPARVQVGRAASG
- a CDS encoding addiction module protein; translation: MTAQTMDIMDRAEMLPIDLKLELVDRLLESVSPSQKEIDERWKIEIERRVEEVRSGKVKTIPGEEVFARIRERYHK
- the tnpA gene encoding IS200/IS605 family transposase, with amino-acid sequence MSDSVYSEINFHITWHTKNSLPMITPRIEDRLYHYLTHKIIETPGVYLHAMGGIETHMHIGLSAPPNLLISDWIGKLKGGSSYYINHEVQPKSLEWQRGYGIVTFGTRDLKWVVEYIKNQKEHHRRGSIHERLERISSDDAKAAGEGR
- the ftcD gene encoding glutamate formimidoyltransferase: MRLIECVPNFSEGRELGVIGQITDEIERVPGVRLLDVDPGATTNRTVVTFVGEPDDVVEAAFQVVKKAQELIDMRRHKGDHPRFGATDVCPLVPVSGISMEETAEYARALGRRIGDELGIPIYLYENAASEGKRRNLANCREGEYEALKERVGSDDWMPDFGPTEFTESVARSGATAVGARDFLLAVNFNLNTTSTRRANAVAFDVREKGRPKREGNPITGKVVTDDKGQPVTIPGTLKGTKAIGWFIGEYGIAQVSMNITNLTETPLHIAFDEVSEKARERGLRVTGLEIVGLVPKKAILDAGRHYLTKQRRSLGISEAEIVKIAVKSMGLDDLKPFVPEEKIIEYMLEAEDKTDSLVDMTCRGFAEETASESPAPGGGSISAYLGALGASLATMVANLSSHKAGWDDRWEEFSDWAVKGQAIKDDLLRLVDEDTEAFNRVMAAFGLPKGSDEEKAARTEAIQAATKYATEVPFRTMERTMDAFEIISAMAEHGNPNSVSDAGVGALCARSAVMGAYLNVKINAAGLKDRKYAADIIARGAEIERRAAEAETEILEMVNATIAK